AGCACGGCGTTGATCCATTGCCGTTGAAAACGGGGATCAAGAGCCGCGACAACACCTGTCGCCGACTCCATTCTGGAATCTACAATGCGCTGCTCTATCTCGGGATTGACTGTAAGAACGCGGAGCATATTATCCTCTTCAGCATACTGTAAACATATCTGTCTGCCCAGTGCCTGCCTGACTTTTTCAATGAGAAATCCCGTATCTTTCGTGACCGATCCGTAGTCGCCCAGAGTTTCGAGAATGACGACGAGATTCCTGATGGAAACCTGCTCTTTAAGCAGCCCCTGAAAGACTTTCTGAATTTCCCCGGTCGAGAAAACCTTGGAAACTTCCTCGACAACCGCGGGATAATTCTCCTTGAGGGTATCGAGCATGGAACGGACTTCCTGACGGCCGATGATCTCCGAAGAATGCTTCTTTATGATCTCTGTCAGATGTGTCGCGACAATTGACGGGGGATCGACGACCGTATAGCCGTTTCTCTCTGCTTTCTCCCTGTTCGCTTCGGTAATCCAGATAGCCGGAAGGCCGAATGCGGGATCTGTCGTTTTCTCCCCTTCCAGAGTCTCCCTCTCCCCGCCGGGATTGATGGCCAGAAAATGTCCCATGCGGATGGCGCCCCGGCCCATTTCGACCCCTTTTATCTTGAGGCAGTACTCCGAAGGTTCAAGCCGCATATTGTCTATGATACGGATCCTTGGAACGACAAGCCCCAGATCGAGAGCCGCCTCCCGCCGTATCCTGGTCAATCTGTCGAGAAGTTCTGCGCCATTGTCCTGATCGACAAGGGGGATGAGCCCGTAACCGAGTTCGAGAGACAGGGGATCGAGGGGGACAACGGGCGACATTTCCGCAGGCGTATCCTTTTCGGCCTTTTCCTGTTCTCCTGCCGTCTTGGCCAGTTCCTCTTCAATCATCTTCCGTTTTGTCAATCGGTACGCCATAAAGCCCGTCATGGCTGACAGGGGAAAGAGGAGATACCAGGGAAAGCCCGGAAGCACACCGAGGAAAAAGAGAAAAACCGCCGTGATCCAGTAAATCCGGGACTGGGCGGAGAACTGCTTCTTCACGTCTGTTCCGAAAGATCCGTCGGAAACAGAACGGGTTACTATGAGACCCGTTGAAACGGAGATGATAAGCGTCGGGAGCTGCGAAACAAGTCCGTCTCCGATTGTCAGGGAAGTGTAAGTATTGAGGGCATTGGTAACCGGTTCGCCATGAATGGTTACACCGACGATGATTCCGCCGATAACATTGATCAGGGTAATGACGATTCCCACCTGCACCGTACCGGAGACAAATTTCGTGGCACCATCCATAGCTCCGTAAAAGTCTACAGATTTCTGAAGGTCGGACTTTTTCTTCCGCGCCTGATCGTCTGTGATAAGCCCCGAATTGTATTCCGCGTCGATGGCCATCTGCTTTCCGGGAAGAGCGTCGAGAGTGAATCTCGCCGCAACTTCGGCAACTCTCGTCGCCCCTTTGGTAATAACGAGAAACTGGACAGCAATTATGATTATGAAAATAATCGCTCCGATGACGATTCCCTGAGTCCCTTCGGCACCGACGACGAAGGTGGCGAAAGCCCGGACGATCCTTCCGTCAAATTCCTCTCCCTTTGCGAGTATCAGCCTTGTCGACGAAACATTCAAAGCCAGTCCGAAAACGGTTGATACGAGCAGAATGGTCGGGAAGAGTGAAAACTCCAGGGGATCATTGGTAAAAAGAACGATGAGAATGATCATGATGGCCAGCATGAGGTTTACAGACATCATCGTATCGAGGATCCATGTGGGAAGAGGGACAATGAGCATCATAACGATCATCAGAACTCCGACCGTTATGAGAAGGTCCGTTTTCTCCCTTCCGAATGCGCTTCTCAGTGTTTTCTGTATATCAGCCATAAAACATCTCCATTACATTTCTCCGGCCATTTTGCCGCTGATGCGGTAAACTTCGGCCAGAACTCTGGACACGATGTCCCAGTACTCTTCGGGAATCATCTCTCCGATCTCCACGGCGGCGTAGAGCCCCCTGGCCAGAGGTTTGTTTTCGATAACAGGAACATCATTCTCTTTTGCGACATCCCTTATGCGGAAAGCGATATGATCCTGCCCCTTGGCCGTTACGGTCGGAGCGATCATTGTCTCGTTGTTCCATTCGAGCGCCACGGCGAAGTGGGTCGGGTTTGTGACGACCACATCGGCCTGTGGCACATTCTGTATCATGTTGGAAGTGAGGATTTCCTGCATTCTCTGACGGAGCCTGCTTTTGATCAGAGGATCTCCTTCCATCTGTTTGTGCTCTTCCTTCACTTCGTGCTTTGTCATTTTCAGAGAATCGAGGTGCTGTTTTCTCTGAAAGAGGTAATCGGGCAGTGACAGAGCCATGAGAATCAGTGCCGCTTTCACAGCCAGGCCGAAGGCGATTCCCGCGACGAAGCTGAAGCTCTCACCCAGAGGAATATTAGTCAGATTAGCCAGCTGGGGTCCGTTTTTCCTCACATCAAGGTAGGAAACGACGCCGATTATAATAATTTTCAATATCGATTTGGTAAAATTAAACAGGGCTTCCAGTGAAAACAGAGATTTTTTAGCCCAGTTGATTATATCGGGTTTGATTTTCTTGAAATCCGGTTTTATCGCTTTGGGAGTGAATTTAAAACCGACCTGAACGACATTGCCGAGAAAGGCCGACACATAGGCGATTCCCCAGATGGGAAGAGTGAGTTTAAGAAAATATCCGAGAAAAGCCCGCCACGGCAATCCACTGCCGGCGACATCGATAACCGTGCTGTTTTTCAGAAAAAAATTGATCATCTGGGCCAGCTGGTTAATCATGTATCCAGAAAGAACGCCGATGGCGACAAGGGGAAAAAGCATAACAAGGGATGCTGTCAATTCCTGCGTCTTGGCAACCTTCCCCTCTTCTCTGGCTTTCTTTTTCTTCTGTTCAGTCGGGTCTTCGGTCCGCCCCTCGTCTTCGGCGGCAAACCACTGAAGATCCATTGAACGGAGCAGAAGATCATATTCGTCGTTCCGGAGAAAACGCTCTTTCAGCAGGGTATCGCTCATAAACGCCCCCTGTATGCCGTATCGAGAATCGTGAGAATCTGACCGAATCCCGCGTCGATTATTATTGTGAATTTTTCTATAAGGAAAGGCATGGCCGCCAGCATCATGATAAATCCTACGCTGATCTGAATGGGGAACCCTACCATGAGAAGATTCATCTGGGGAGCCGCTTTAGCCAGGAGCCCCATTGTTACCGAAAGGAGAATGAGCGTTCCCATTATGGGGATGGCGATGATGATGGCCTGCTCGAACAACTGTCCCAGAACTCCGGCAAAATAAGTTACCAGCATATCCCGCTGGGCAAAAACATCCAAAGCTTTTACGGCGACAAAGGACTGGTAAATTCCAGTCAGAAAAATCTTCTTCATTCCCCCGGTTACGAGGAAAACAAGCATGGCTACGAGATTGAGAAACTGACCGAGTAGAGGAACCTGAATCTGGGCCAGAGGGTCAAAGGCCTGGGAGGCACCGAAACCCATCTGAATGGAAAACATCTGCCCCGCCAGCTGAAAAACAGTGAACACGAGCTGTACGATAAAGGCTAAAAGGACGCCGATCAGCACTTCGCCGATTACAAGCAAGGCGTATAAAAGCCCCGTATCGGGGATAATAAAACCAAGGTTCTTTGCCATGGGAAAAACAGCCATGGCTGTAAAAAAGGCGAGACCGGCCCGGGCCACACCGGGAAAAGCGGTGGAGGACATGATGGGAATCAGCAGCATCAAAGCTATGATCCGCGCAAAAATGAGGAGAAAAATCTGTCCGTCCGTCAGCAGCAGGTCAAAATTCATTTATCATCCCGTTACATTCGGTATCATTTCGAAGAGATTCGTTGTAAAGGCCGCCATGGAATTCATCATCCAGGCGCCGAAGAGACCGATAATTGTCAGAATTGCGACGATTTTAGGTACGAAAGTAAGCGTCTGGTCCTGAATCGAAGTGACAGCCTGAAATATGGAGATAATCAGACCTATGAGCATGGATACCAGAAGAACCGGCGCTGAGATGGAAAGAGTCTGTATTATGCTGCTCCGAAGCAGACTGACGATAAAACCTGTTGTCATAAATCATCCCTCCTATAAGAAACTGAGAATTAGCTGCCGCACAACCAGTCCCCAACCGTCCACTAGCACAAATAGTATAAGTTTGAACGGCATGGAGATCATTACCGGCGGAAGCATGATCATCCCCATGGACATGAGAATGGACGAAACGACCATATCGATAATGATAAAGGGGAAATAGAGGAGAATTCCTATTTTAAATGCCAGAGTCAGCTCATTGAGGATAAAAGCCGGAATGACGACATAAGTGGGGACATCGGCAAAAGTCTGAGGCTGTTCCAGTCCGCTCATATTCATGAACAGAGCAATCGTATCGTGATTGCCGTCGAGCTGCCGGAACATAAAAAGCCTGAGAGGCCGGACACCTTCATCGTACATCTGTTCAAATCCGATCTGACCGTCTGCAAATGGCTTGAAAGCATTCTCGTAGATCTCATCGAAAGTCGGCCACATGATAAACAAAGTGAGAAACAGCGCTATTCCCATAAGCACGTTGGAGGGGGGAACCTGCTGGAGGGACATGGCGCGCTTGATGAAGTCCAGAACAATGGAAATCCGCAGAAACGATGTCATGAGAATGACGATAGAAGGTGCCAGAGAAAGAACAGTCAGAAGAAGTATGAGCTGAATGGACAGAGCCACTTCATTATTGGATTGAGGTTCCCGCACCTGAAGATTGAGAAAAGGTATTTGAAAGTTCGAATTCTGCGCTTCTTCGATTATCTGGGCGACGGCCTCGCCTTCCGTTTCCTGAGTGAAAGCCGGATAAGCCAGAGCAAACAAAATTATCAGGGCGAAAAGTGTTTTTCTCATCACAGATCCTTCAACCTTTCGCGCTGGCTGCGGATAAAACCTTCCGCATCGGAAATTTTCCTTTCAGTCGGTTTACTCCGGCCGATTCCGAGATTGGAGGCGATTCTCTGTGAGAAAGATGTGGTCTGCCCATTCCCTTCCGACAGATTCAGCCTTATGTTGTCAATGGTTTCCTGATCTGTAATCTCGGAAATAAGATTAACCGAACTGTTGCCGGTTCCGACCAGGAAAACCTGATTCCCCACTTCCAGCAGATGTACCGCCGAGTCCTTCATCAGCCCTTTCGATCCGACGACTTTGATCAGCGAACTGCCGTCTACTGTCGAAGCGGAAAAACGTCTGAGAAGATACATGACAAGATAAATCGCTCCGATTACAAGAAGAAGGACAACGACTGTCCTCACAAGATCGGAGATACCTATAGCCGAAGGACTGACCTCGGGGATATCCTGTCCGGGTGTGTCATTTGTATTGATTAATAGAGTGGTTTCGTCTACTGCCTGCGCGGCTTCCGTCTGCCCGGATGAATTTTCCCCATTCTCCTGAGCAACCAGAGAGAGATTCGCCAAAGCGAATATCCCTGCCGCCAGCATTATTGCCAGTCTGTTCAAAGTGTTCCCCTCCCAAAGCACACTTTATAGTACTTATGTCATATCACCGAAAAAACGGTTTATTTACTATCCTTTCTGAAGCCGATCCATACTGGAAACGATTTCCGTTACACGGACTCCGAAGTTTTCATCAATAACAACAACCTCGCCTTTGGCTATCAGATTGTGGTTAACCAGAATATCCACCGGCTCACCGGCCAGTTTATCAAGCTCGATAATGGTACCTTCGCCCATTCCGAGAATATCTTTGATCTGCCATTTAGTACGGCCCAGCTCTACAGTAAGCTCCATGGAAACATCCATGAGCAGACCGATATTCCGCTGTTCCGTAGGCGATACGGACGCTCCGAAATCAGGAAGCTGGACACCTTGCACATTCGGCGGTTGCTGGCCCATGCCCATCATACCGCCCATGCCCATGCCGCCCATACCCATGTTCATACCGCCCATCTGACCCATTCCGCCGCCCATCTGACCGCCCATCTGGCCCATGCCGCCGCCCATCTGACCGCCCATCTGACCGCCCATCTGACCGCCCATCTGGCCCATACCGCCGCCCATCTGGCCCATGCCGCCGCCCATCTGACCGCCCATTCCATTCTGCATACCATTCATTCCGC
Above is a window of Spirochaeta isovalerica DNA encoding:
- the flhA gene encoding flagellar biosynthesis protein FlhA, yielding MADIQKTLRSAFGREKTDLLITVGVLMIVMMLIVPLPTWILDTMMSVNLMLAIMIILIVLFTNDPLEFSLFPTILLVSTVFGLALNVSSTRLILAKGEEFDGRIVRAFATFVVGAEGTQGIVIGAIIFIIIIAVQFLVITKGATRVAEVAARFTLDALPGKQMAIDAEYNSGLITDDQARKKKSDLQKSVDFYGAMDGATKFVSGTVQVGIVITLINVIGGIIVGVTIHGEPVTNALNTYTSLTIGDGLVSQLPTLIISVSTGLIVTRSVSDGSFGTDVKKQFSAQSRIYWITAVFLFFLGVLPGFPWYLLFPLSAMTGFMAYRLTKRKMIEEELAKTAGEQEKAEKDTPAEMSPVVPLDPLSLELGYGLIPLVDQDNGAELLDRLTRIRREAALDLGLVVPRIRIIDNMRLEPSEYCLKIKGVEMGRGAIRMGHFLAINPGGERETLEGEKTTDPAFGLPAIWITEANREKAERNGYTVVDPPSIVATHLTEIIKKHSSEIIGRQEVRSMLDTLKENYPAVVEEVSKVFSTGEIQKVFQGLLKEQVSIRNLVVILETLGDYGSVTKDTGFLIEKVRQALGRQICLQYAEEDNMLRVLTVNPEIEQRIVDSRMESATGVVAALDPRFQRQWINAVLNSVQEVQNLGYYPLILCSEAARALVRSSTERDIPDLVVLSVPEIAQNISIESLGEISFEWKES
- the flhB gene encoding flagellar biosynthesis protein FlhB, producing MSDTLLKERFLRNDEYDLLLRSMDLQWFAAEDEGRTEDPTEQKKKKAREEGKVAKTQELTASLVMLFPLVAIGVLSGYMINQLAQMINFFLKNSTVIDVAGSGLPWRAFLGYFLKLTLPIWGIAYVSAFLGNVVQVGFKFTPKAIKPDFKKIKPDIINWAKKSLFSLEALFNFTKSILKIIIIGVVSYLDVRKNGPQLANLTNIPLGESFSFVAGIAFGLAVKAALILMALSLPDYLFQRKQHLDSLKMTKHEVKEEHKQMEGDPLIKSRLRQRMQEILTSNMIQNVPQADVVVTNPTHFAVALEWNNETMIAPTVTAKGQDHIAFRIRDVAKENDVPVIENKPLARGLYAAVEIGEMIPEEYWDIVSRVLAEVYRISGKMAGEM
- the fliR gene encoding flagellar biosynthetic protein FliR → MNFDLLLTDGQIFLLIFARIIALMLLIPIMSSTAFPGVARAGLAFFTAMAVFPMAKNLGFIIPDTGLLYALLVIGEVLIGVLLAFIVQLVFTVFQLAGQMFSIQMGFGASQAFDPLAQIQVPLLGQFLNLVAMLVFLVTGGMKKIFLTGIYQSFVAVKALDVFAQRDMLVTYFAGVLGQLFEQAIIIAIPIMGTLILLSVTMGLLAKAAPQMNLLMVGFPIQISVGFIMMLAAMPFLIEKFTIIIDAGFGQILTILDTAYRGRL
- the fliQ gene encoding flagellar biosynthesis protein FliQ produces the protein MTTGFIVSLLRSSIIQTLSISAPVLLVSMLIGLIISIFQAVTSIQDQTLTFVPKIVAILTIIGLFGAWMMNSMAAFTTNLFEMIPNVTG
- the fliP gene encoding flagellar type III secretion system pore protein FliP (The bacterial flagellar biogenesis protein FliP forms a type III secretion system (T3SS)-type pore required for flagellar assembly.) — its product is MRKTLFALIILFALAYPAFTQETEGEAVAQIIEEAQNSNFQIPFLNLQVREPQSNNEVALSIQLILLLTVLSLAPSIVILMTSFLRISIVLDFIKRAMSLQQVPPSNVLMGIALFLTLFIMWPTFDEIYENAFKPFADGQIGFEQMYDEGVRPLRLFMFRQLDGNHDTIALFMNMSGLEQPQTFADVPTYVVIPAFILNELTLAFKIGILLYFPFIIIDMVVSSILMSMGMIMLPPVMISMPFKLILFVLVDGWGLVVRQLILSFL
- a CDS encoding flagellar biosynthetic protein FliO encodes the protein MNRLAIMLAAGIFALANLSLVAQENGENSSGQTEAAQAVDETTLLINTNDTPGQDIPEVSPSAIGISDLVRTVVVLLLVIGAIYLVMYLLRRFSASTVDGSSLIKVVGSKGLMKDSAVHLLEVGNQVFLVGTGNSSVNLISEITDQETIDNIRLNLSEGNGQTTSFSQRIASNLGIGRSKPTERKISDAEGFIRSQRERLKDL